In Shewanella sp. VB17, a single genomic region encodes these proteins:
- the prlC gene encoding oligopeptidase A, producing the protein MSNPLLDSAILPSFSKIKPEHIQVAVEKGITDCRRKIDEVLSQKDSFTWDNLIAPLEETDDALGKIWSPVSHMNSVVSTEQWREAHDACLPLLSEYGTYVGQHQPLYQAYKSLKGSAEFTLMSKAQQTVIEHSLRDFELSGIGLNDEDKRRYGELVKRMSELTSGFSNQLLDATQAWSKLITDKAQLAGLPESAIAAAQAMAAAKELDGWLFTLDFPSYLPVMTYSESRLLREECYRAFVTRASNQGPFAGEFDNGPLMDEILALRHELAQLLGFDSFAHKSLATKMADNPEKVLDFLNELALRSKDQGKAELAELTEFAKQEYQVVELAPWDLSFYAEKLKHHRYEISQELLRPYFPEDKVLSGLFYTVNRLFGLTIQEQKEFDSWHKDVRFFSIEDSEGEHRGSFYFDLYAREGKRGGAWMDDCRTRRQTSNGLQSPVAYLTCNFNAPLEGQPALFTHDEVTTLFHEFGHGIHHMLTKIDVAGVSGINGVPWDAVELPSQFMENWCYEEEALAEISGHYKTGEPLPKVMLDKMLAAKNFQSGMGMLRQLEFSLFDFRMHLEYTPKQDDYIQRKLDEVRRQVAVIQPADFNRFQHSFAHIFAGGYAAGYYSYKWAEVLSADAFSRFEEEGIFNSNTGSSFLENILQMGGSEEPMALFKRFRGREPRIDALLRHSGING; encoded by the coding sequence AAATTAAACCTGAACACATTCAAGTTGCTGTTGAGAAAGGTATTACCGATTGCCGTCGTAAGATTGATGAGGTCTTGAGTCAAAAGGATTCTTTTACTTGGGATAATCTGATCGCACCTTTGGAAGAAACGGATGATGCTTTAGGTAAAATCTGGTCACCAGTCTCTCATATGAACTCAGTTGTTAGCACTGAGCAATGGCGTGAAGCTCATGATGCCTGTTTACCATTGCTCTCTGAATATGGTACCTATGTAGGTCAACATCAGCCCTTATATCAAGCATATAAATCTTTGAAAGGTTCAGCTGAATTTACGTTAATGAGCAAAGCACAGCAAACTGTAATTGAACATAGTTTACGTGATTTCGAGTTGTCAGGCATCGGGTTAAATGATGAAGATAAACGGCGTTATGGTGAACTGGTTAAACGTATGTCTGAGTTAACCAGTGGTTTCTCAAATCAATTACTTGATGCAACTCAGGCATGGAGTAAATTAATCACCGATAAAGCACAGTTAGCAGGATTGCCAGAGTCAGCGATTGCGGCTGCTCAAGCAATGGCAGCAGCTAAAGAGCTAGATGGGTGGTTATTTACCTTAGATTTCCCATCGTACTTACCGGTGATGACCTATAGTGAGAGCCGCTTACTTAGAGAAGAGTGTTACCGTGCTTTCGTTACGCGTGCGTCTAATCAAGGTCCTTTTGCCGGTGAATTTGATAATGGTCCGTTAATGGATGAGATATTAGCACTTCGCCATGAGTTAGCGCAGTTATTGGGTTTTGATAGTTTTGCCCATAAATCTTTGGCGACTAAAATGGCTGACAATCCAGAAAAGGTGCTTGATTTTCTTAATGAACTCGCGTTACGTTCTAAAGATCAAGGTAAAGCAGAGCTTGCAGAACTAACCGAATTTGCTAAGCAGGAGTATCAGGTGGTAGAACTGGCTCCTTGGGATCTCAGTTTTTATGCTGAAAAGTTAAAGCATCACAGGTATGAAATATCTCAAGAACTGTTACGACCATATTTTCCTGAAGATAAAGTACTATCAGGTCTTTTTTACACGGTTAACCGTCTGTTTGGTCTCACGATACAGGAGCAAAAAGAGTTTGACTCTTGGCATAAAGATGTCCGCTTTTTCAGTATTGAAGATAGTGAAGGTGAACACAGAGGCAGCTTCTATTTTGATCTCTATGCCCGCGAAGGTAAGCGTGGTGGTGCTTGGATGGATGACTGTCGTACGCGCCGGCAAACATCTAATGGTTTGCAATCACCTGTTGCTTATTTAACCTGCAATTTTAATGCACCACTTGAAGGGCAACCTGCACTTTTTACTCATGATGAAGTGACTACTTTATTCCATGAATTTGGCCACGGTATCCATCATATGTTGACTAAAATCGATGTTGCTGGTGTATCGGGTATCAATGGCGTGCCTTGGGATGCTGTCGAACTGCCAAGTCAGTTTATGGAAAACTGGTGTTATGAAGAGGAAGCTTTAGCTGAGATATCGGGTCACTATAAAACAGGTGAGCCCTTACCTAAAGTCATGTTAGATAAGATGCTTGCGGCGAAGAATTTTCAATCGGGAATGGGTATGCTTCGCCAATTAGAATTTTCTTTATTTGATTTTAGAATGCATTTGGAATATACCCCTAAGCAAGACGACTATATTCAACGTAAACTTGATGAAGTTCGTCGTCAGGTCGCTGTAATACAACCTGCAGATTTTAACCGTTTTCAACACAGTTTCGCTCATATTTTCGCTGGAGGTTATGCGGCAGGTTATTATAGTTACAAGTGGGCTGAAGTCCTGTCTGCCGACGCCTTTTCACGCTTTGAAGAGGAGGGGATATTTAACTCAAATACTGGTAGTAGCTTCCTTGAAAATATATTGCAGATGGGCGGCAGTGAAGAGCCTATGGCGTTGTTTAAACGTTTTCGTGGCCGTGAGCCTCGCATCGATGCATTACTCCGTCATTCTGGTATTAATGGCTAA
- a CDS encoding ABC transporter substrate-binding protein, with product MSFLHIEFFLSLTFLSLFFSTITANELNITIGSSLPPYVISSDDNGIEIDIVRSAFEAVDHTVNFQYVPTARLFHFIKNNTSDGIVENGSYDISKEIGKTMYTSKDIISMKNVVIAFKNKKLAIVALENLSTLKIIAFQNAHKYLGKDFFSAIRNNPEYREHAHQHLQVRQLYAGRVDAVISDQRIFMYWRQLAYKQGKLSEEDMKSPLIFYPLFTPSIRNLKTINRKIRDKFNLGLNEIIENGTYQEILNKYKN from the coding sequence ATGTCGTTTTTACACATTGAATTTTTTTTATCTTTGACGTTTTTATCATTATTTTTTAGCACGATAACGGCTAATGAACTAAATATCACAATAGGATCATCACTTCCCCCTTATGTCATTTCATCAGATGATAATGGCATAGAAATTGACATAGTTAGAAGTGCTTTTGAGGCTGTTGATCATACTGTTAATTTTCAATATGTCCCTACTGCCCGTTTATTTCACTTTATAAAGAACAATACTTCAGATGGAATAGTAGAAAATGGCAGTTATGATATAAGTAAAGAGATCGGTAAGACTATGTATACCAGCAAAGATATTATCAGTATGAAAAATGTTGTCATCGCCTTTAAAAATAAAAAATTAGCTATAGTCGCGTTAGAAAATTTATCGACATTGAAAATTATTGCTTTTCAAAATGCACATAAATACTTAGGAAAAGATTTTTTTTCAGCTATACGTAATAATCCTGAATACAGAGAGCATGCGCATCAACATCTACAAGTAAGGCAGCTTTATGCGGGTAGGGTAGATGCTGTGATTAGTGATCAACGTATTTTCATGTATTGGCGCCAGCTTGCTTACAAACAGGGAAAGTTATCGGAAGAAGATATGAAATCGCCCTTAATTTTCTATCCATTATTTACTCCATCGATAAGAAATCTAAAAACAATAAATAGAAAAATTCGTGATAAATTTAACCTAGGTTTAAATGAAATAATTGAAAATGGTACATATCAAGAAATTTTAAATAAATATAAAAATTGA
- a CDS encoding thioesterase family protein encodes MNLYFRLFWLFIWRVRYCQSIGFLGTSRIDYRALPFDCDINLHVTNSRYPAFMDLARTYMLAEMGFLKRFIKLKWMPIVNAAEFTYIKDIKPFTKFDIETKLVGWDEKYFYIEQRFISKHTLHCIVHVRGVFVCKGKQVPIDMMVKEVGFKGPVPELPPEVVKWKQFLQLKKEVNT; translated from the coding sequence ATGAACCTATATTTTAGGCTGTTTTGGCTGTTTATTTGGCGAGTAAGGTATTGTCAATCTATTGGTTTTTTAGGGACGAGTCGTATCGACTATCGTGCTTTACCTTTTGACTGTGATATTAACTTGCATGTGACTAATTCTCGCTATCCTGCATTTATGGATTTGGCTCGAACCTATATGTTGGCTGAAATGGGGTTCCTCAAACGCTTCATTAAGCTTAAGTGGATGCCGATTGTTAATGCTGCGGAGTTTACTTATATTAAGGATATTAAGCCCTTTACTAAGTTTGATATTGAAACAAAGTTAGTTGGATGGGATGAGAAGTATTTTTATATTGAGCAAAGGTTCATAAGTAAACATACATTGCATTGTATCGTCCATGTGAGGGGAGTCTTTGTGTGTAAGGGTAAGCAAGTGCCAATTGATATGATGGTAAAAGAGGTCGGTTTCAAAGGTCCTGTGCCTGAGCTTCCTCCAGAAGTGGTGAAGTGGAAGCAGTTTTTACAGTTAAAAAAAGAAGTCAATACATGA
- a CDS encoding glutathione S-transferase family protein, translating into MELFYHPLSRYSQKVLLALYEKQANFYPRIIELSDPLSRQHFCNLYPSGKVPLLKHKKRGMIPESSIIIEYIDNEFPKQGTRLIPPRKSTSINTRLQDRLIDLELNNVLFQFENQQFNLDDINHIELKRLEKHIHHFLQYLDDILESNHWLCGDSLTLADCSLIPCLCYGQHHFQLFKYDNLSRYWDQAQLRGAYLQVKEEIEFASTEVLIGRRPIP; encoded by the coding sequence ATGGAGCTATTTTATCATCCACTTTCTCGCTACTCACAAAAAGTACTTTTGGCCCTCTATGAAAAACAGGCCAATTTCTATCCTAGGATCATAGAACTTTCTGATCCATTATCCAGACAACATTTTTGCAATCTCTACCCTTCAGGAAAAGTGCCATTACTCAAGCATAAAAAAAGAGGGATGATCCCAGAATCCAGTATCATAATTGAATACATTGATAATGAATTCCCCAAACAAGGAACTCGGTTAATCCCGCCTAGAAAATCAACCTCCATCAATACCCGCCTTCAAGATAGGCTCATCGATCTAGAATTGAACAATGTACTGTTCCAGTTTGAAAACCAACAATTTAATCTTGATGATATTAATCACATAGAACTTAAACGGCTGGAAAAACATATTCATCATTTTTTACAATATCTCGATGATATTCTTGAAAGTAATCACTGGTTATGCGGAGACAGCTTAACCTTAGCAGATTGCTCTCTTATTCCTTGCCTCTGTTATGGTCAACATCATTTTCAACTTTTTAAGTACGACAATCTAAGTCGTTACTGGGATCAAGCTCAATTAAGAGGAGCTTATTTACAAGTTAAAGAGGAGATAGAGTTCGCAAGCACTGAAGTCTTAATTGGCCGTAGGCCAATCCCTTAA
- a CDS encoding LysR family transcriptional regulator, whose amino-acid sequence MDSAQLYRMLVFANVVEQGSLTAAADQLGISRSMVSQHLKKLELRCDAQLLKRTTRKMDLTEDGQQLYHHCAELLLLAKQAEETTRPQSKELRGRITLFTPICFGEQFITPYIGEFHQKFPKIQIGIQLDDRRINRLENSIDIAIQSEARQPTDSIFIKLGQFDEYMVASPEYVKQHGAPLHPDMLLSHQWLLHTDSYLPQSFLLKNSYGDKFTIKVPPFICCNSRHGIAQMVKQGVGIAILPSYLVAAGIAKKELTHILPDYHLNETGIYAMHPFNNVIPPRVKAFLDFIQYKMG is encoded by the coding sequence ATGGATTCAGCTCAACTCTATCGAATGTTAGTATTTGCCAATGTTGTCGAACAAGGCTCATTGACGGCAGCCGCAGACCAATTAGGCATAAGCCGTTCAATGGTGAGTCAACACCTTAAAAAATTAGAGTTGAGATGTGATGCTCAGCTTTTAAAACGAACCACACGTAAGATGGATCTGACCGAAGATGGCCAGCAACTTTACCACCATTGCGCTGAGCTATTATTACTAGCCAAACAAGCAGAAGAAACCACTAGACCACAAAGTAAAGAACTCCGAGGACGCATTACACTTTTCACTCCGATCTGTTTTGGAGAACAGTTTATCACTCCTTATATCGGTGAGTTTCACCAAAAATTCCCAAAAATACAAATAGGCATACAATTGGATGATAGACGAATAAATAGATTGGAAAATAGCATTGATATCGCCATTCAAAGCGAAGCACGACAACCAACCGATTCAATTTTTATTAAATTAGGACAGTTCGATGAGTACATGGTCGCCAGCCCTGAATATGTAAAACAACATGGTGCACCTTTGCATCCAGACATGCTACTCAGCCATCAATGGTTGCTGCATACTGATAGCTACTTGCCTCAATCATTCTTATTAAAAAATAGTTATGGAGACAAGTTTACCATAAAAGTACCTCCCTTTATTTGCTGTAACAGCAGACACGGTATAGCGCAGATGGTCAAGCAGGGAGTCGGTATAGCGATACTTCCTAGCTACCTGGTCGCTGCAGGAATAGCCAAAAAGGAACTAACACATATTCTGCCGGATTATCACCTCAATGAAACAGGTATTTATGCTATGCATCCGTTCAATAATGTGATCCCACCTAGAGTAAAAGCCTTTTTAGATTTCATTCAATATAAAATGGGATGA
- the hutH gene encoding histidine ammonia-lyase produces the protein MPVNSIENTEKKISKLNSNDAGAQYQQGIYLDGESLAIEHLVAVAVGNKPVYLSNCSVVTEKIHKAHQCLQNFVKSGVPIYGVTTNFGGLAHQSIEPEDCQQLQKNLIKALKTGAGDKLKVADVRAAMVVRANALMKGASGIRLTVINRLVIFLNAGMTPVVYELGSIGASGDLVPLSYIAGAIIGLDDSYQVEYQGNIIDCLTALKILNLSPLTLEPKEALSLINGTSVMAGIASNCIHEGELLTRLSLYSHAFYIQALTGSIDPFHEFTNKLKPHPGQMQAARYMRQLLDGSSLVKQGNINVKKVDGQQFFDDLVQDRYSIRCLPQYLSPCIETIKSIATSLSIEVNSATDNPLIDVDNNTFHYTGNFLGLDIAVNMDRLRHTIGLISKHLDVQIALLVSPEFNRGLPASLVGNQNNLNLGLKGLQLCANSIMPMLTYYGNSISDRFPTHAEQYNQNINSQGMAASVLTTKSLELFKQYSAIALLFGIQAVEQRCMKEHGSYDPRAHLSKDTRGLYELIYEILALSISAERPLINNDQEQALDSYIMQLVAALKNDGKIMAYLQSHAPSLTSQF, from the coding sequence ATGCCAGTAAATAGTATAGAAAATACCGAAAAAAAAATATCAAAATTAAACTCGAATGATGCAGGTGCTCAGTATCAGCAAGGTATCTATCTTGATGGAGAATCCTTAGCAATAGAGCATTTAGTCGCAGTTGCAGTGGGTAATAAACCAGTTTATTTATCTAACTGCAGTGTTGTAACTGAAAAAATTCATAAAGCGCATCAATGCTTACAAAACTTTGTTAAAAGTGGTGTACCCATTTATGGCGTCACTACAAATTTTGGTGGCTTAGCGCATCAAAGTATTGAACCCGAAGATTGTCAGCAATTACAAAAGAATTTAATAAAGGCATTAAAAACGGGTGCTGGAGATAAATTAAAAGTTGCAGATGTCAGGGCGGCAATGGTTGTGCGCGCCAACGCGCTGATGAAAGGAGCATCAGGGATCAGATTAACAGTGATCAATCGACTGGTGATTTTTTTAAATGCAGGTATGACGCCAGTAGTTTATGAATTAGGTTCTATTGGTGCCAGTGGCGACTTAGTGCCACTGAGTTACATCGCGGGTGCTATTATTGGTTTAGATGACTCTTATCAGGTCGAGTATCAAGGCAACATAATTGATTGCCTTACCGCATTGAAGATATTAAATTTATCCCCATTAACCTTAGAGCCAAAAGAAGCATTATCGTTAATTAATGGCACTTCAGTGATGGCTGGAATTGCGAGTAATTGTATTCATGAAGGAGAGCTGCTTACTCGTTTATCGCTCTACAGCCATGCTTTTTATATTCAGGCACTGACAGGCTCTATCGATCCTTTTCATGAATTTACTAATAAACTAAAACCCCACCCAGGGCAAATGCAAGCTGCACGTTATATGAGGCAGTTGTTGGATGGTTCCAGCTTGGTAAAGCAAGGGAATATTAATGTAAAAAAAGTTGATGGGCAGCAATTTTTTGACGATTTAGTTCAAGACCGTTATTCGATTCGATGCTTACCACAATACCTAAGCCCATGCATTGAAACAATTAAAAGTATCGCCACTAGCTTAAGTATAGAAGTTAATTCAGCGACAGATAACCCATTGATTGATGTTGATAATAACACTTTTCACTACACGGGTAATTTTCTAGGTTTGGATATTGCGGTCAATATGGATAGATTACGCCACACCATAGGATTGATCTCAAAGCATTTAGATGTGCAAATAGCACTATTGGTCAGTCCCGAATTTAATCGAGGGTTACCCGCGTCTTTGGTTGGTAATCAGAATAACTTAAACTTAGGTTTAAAAGGTTTACAATTGTGTGCCAATTCGATCATGCCAATGCTAACCTATTACGGTAATTCGATTAGCGATCGCTTTCCTACCCATGCTGAACAGTATAATCAAAATATCAACAGTCAAGGTATGGCCGCGTCTGTATTAACCACTAAATCACTGGAATTGTTTAAACAGTATTCGGCAATTGCTTTGTTGTTTGGTATACAGGCAGTTGAACAACGCTGTATGAAAGAACATGGCAGTTATGATCCAAGAGCTCACCTTTCTAAAGATACCCGTGGTTTATATGAATTGATTTATGAAATATTAGCGTTATCTATTAGTGCTGAGAGACCGTTAATCAACAATGATCAAGAACAAGCATTGGACAGCTATATTATGCAATTAGTTGCGGCATTAAAAAATGATGGTAAAATAATGGCTTATCTTCAATCTCATGCACCGAGTTTAACATCTCAATTTTAG
- a CDS encoding efflux RND transporter periplasmic adaptor subunit yields MRQIVNIASVISVALWITACGQKMDDSKGTGASSAVEVGVVQLVSLPQAIIVELPGRSKAYLEAEVRPQVSGIITERAFTEGRNVEKGQSLYQIDPATYQAAVISAEADLASANASLVSAKAKAARFKELIKTNAISQQDFDEADALYKEALAGVTVAKAAIHTAKINLEYTQVKAPISGHIGVSTVTAGALVTANQTPILAKIQQLDPINVDIAQSSAQLLRLKAKLKQGQLQATDNANVSLILEDGSTYAQKGLLQFSEVSVDENTGSVILRAEFPNPEGTLMPGMYVRAMLNAGTDPHAILVPQKAITRNTKGQAVAMLVNAENKVESRLVTTAEVIDNQWRITDGLAVGDKLIVEGLQKIRPGATVTPVPVSANKQTEQSTSSPQK; encoded by the coding sequence ATGCGGCAAATAGTAAACATTGCCTCTGTTATAAGCGTAGCGTTATGGATAACAGCTTGCGGGCAAAAAATGGATGATAGTAAGGGGACTGGTGCATCTAGCGCTGTCGAAGTCGGCGTGGTGCAGCTTGTTTCTCTACCTCAAGCTATTATTGTGGAGTTGCCTGGTAGAAGTAAAGCGTATTTAGAAGCTGAGGTTCGGCCTCAAGTTTCAGGCATTATTACAGAACGCGCTTTCACAGAAGGTCGTAATGTGGAAAAAGGGCAATCGCTTTATCAGATTGATCCCGCGACGTATCAAGCAGCAGTTATTAGCGCAGAAGCAGATCTTGCTAGCGCAAATGCGAGTTTGGTATCGGCTAAAGCTAAGGCGGCTCGTTTTAAAGAGTTAATTAAAACCAATGCGATTAGCCAGCAAGATTTTGATGAAGCCGACGCACTCTATAAAGAGGCTTTGGCGGGTGTGACCGTGGCTAAAGCGGCAATACACACGGCTAAAATTAACTTAGAATATACTCAGGTCAAAGCGCCAATTTCTGGCCACATAGGTGTTTCTACGGTCACCGCTGGTGCTCTAGTGACCGCCAATCAAACACCAATTTTGGCAAAAATCCAGCAGCTAGATCCAATCAATGTCGATATTGCTCAATCGAGTGCGCAGTTATTACGTTTGAAGGCTAAGTTAAAGCAAGGGCAGCTACAAGCAACAGATAACGCCAATGTGAGTCTGATCCTTGAAGATGGATCGACTTACGCACAAAAGGGTTTACTCCAGTTCTCTGAGGTGAGCGTCGATGAGAATACCGGCTCGGTGATACTAAGAGCAGAATTTCCTAATCCAGAAGGCACATTAATGCCTGGCATGTATGTACGTGCAATGCTCAATGCGGGAACGGATCCACACGCTATTTTGGTGCCACAAAAAGCCATTACTCGTAATACCAAGGGGCAAGCAGTTGCTATGCTGGTTAATGCTGAGAATAAGGTTGAATCGCGGCTTGTGACCACGGCAGAGGTGATCGATAACCAATGGCGTATTACCGATGGTTTAGCTGTGGGGGATAAGCTGATTGTTGAAGGCCTACAAAAAATCCGCCCAGGGGCAACGGTGACTCCAGTGCCAGTTTCAGCTAATAAGCAGACTGAACAGTCAACTAGTTCACCACAGAAATAG